TTTCTCGGGCTGGGCCTGACCGCGTTGCGGCGGCTTGTGGACGGGGTGGCGCTGCTGCTGCTCGCCTACATGGCCTGCGCCATCGCGGTGCAGATCATCGGCCGCTACGTCTTCAACTACTCGATCGCCTGGAGCGAGGAGACCGCCACCTTCGCGCAGGTCTGGCTGACGCTGCTCGGCGCCGGGATCGCGATGCGCCACAACCAGCACGTCGGAGTGGACATGGTGATCCGCAAGGCGCCGCTGCCGGTGCAGCGCCTGTGCAACGGGGCGGGGCTGCTGCTGGGGCTGTGGTTCCTCGGCGTGGTGGTCGTCGGCTCGCTGTCGATGCTGGCCATCGGCTTCGTGGTCAAGTCCCCGGCGCTGCGCATCCCGATGGCGGTGCCCTACATGGCGCTGCCGGTGGGCTTCGGCTACTTCCTGATCGAATTCGCGGTGACCACGCTGCCGCGCGTGCTCGACCCGCGCCGCGGCGCGGCCGACGCCGGGCAGGAGGGCGCAGCATGATCTGGGCTGGCGGCGGCTTTCTCGTCCTGCTGATCTCGGGCACGCCCATCGTCCTCGCGCTCGGCATCGCCGCGCTGCTGGCGATCGAGCTGACAACGACGGCACCGATCTCGATCGTGGCGCAGCGGGTCTATGGCGGGATCAGTTCCTTCACCCTCATGGCGATCCCCTTCTTCGTGGCCTCGGGGCTTCTGATGGAGGCGGGGGGCATCGCAAGGCGCTTCGTCAACCTCGCCAGCGCGCTCGTCGGCTGGATCACCGGCTCGCTCTACATGGTCTCGATCGTCACCGGCACCGGGCTCGCGGCGATCTCGGGCTCGGGCTCGGCGGACACGGCGGCGATCAGCGCGGTGATGACGCCGGAGATGCGCAAGCGGCGCTACGACATCGACCTTGCCTCGGCGGTGATCGCGGCCTCGGGCTCGCTCGCCTCGATCATCCCGCCGTCGATCGTGATGATCGTCATCGCCATCACCTCGAACCAGTCGATCGGCGCCATGTTCCTCGGCGGCATCGTGCCGGGCCTGCTGGTCATGGTCGGGCTGATGGTCGGCTGCTGGCTCTACGCCCGCCGCGGCGGCGAGGCCTACCGCGACAAGGAGGCCTTCACCCTCAAGCGCCTGCGCGCCGGCTTCATCGACGCGGCCCCCGGCCTGCTGGTGCCGGTGGTGATCATCGGCGGCATCGTCGGCGGCGTCTTCACCGCGACCGAGGCGGCTTGCGTCGCGCTCTTCACCACGCTCTTCGTCACCATGTGCATCTACCGCGAGCTGAAGCCGCGCGACCTGCCGCGGATCTTCCTGCGGGCGATCAGCCTCTCGGCCACGGTGCTGATCATCATCGCCACCGCCTCGGTCTTCACCTGGATCATCGCGACGCAGGGTTTCCCGGCGATGCTGAAGGGCTGGCTGACCGGGGTCACCGACAACCCGATCGTCTTCCTGCTGATCGTGAACCTGCTGCTGCTCGTCGTCGGCATGTTCATGGAGAGCATCTCGGCGGTGCTGATCCTGCTGCCGATCCTGCTGCCCATGGCGCAGAGCTACGGCATCAACCCGGTGCAGTTCGGGGTGATCACCGCGCTGAACCTGTCGATCGGGCTGATCACGCCGCCCTACGGCATCTGCCTCTACGTCGCGGCCAGCGTCGCCGGCCGCCGCATCGAGCAGGTCTCGCGCAAGGTCTGGCTGCCGCTCGGCTGCATGCTGGTGGCGCTGCTGCTCGTGACCTTCGTGCCCGCGATTTCCCTCTGGCTTCCCTCGGTCCTGCTCTAACCGCGGGGCGCCGCCCCTCCACCACTCACGCAACTTCAACCAAAGAGAAAACAAAGATGTCCAACAGGGTTCTCACCACCATCGCGGCGCTGGCCGCGCTCGTTTCGGCCCCCGCCTTCGCCGCGGACTACACCTTCAAGGTCGCCCACACCAACGCCGCGGGCGAGGTGCAGGACATGGGCCTGCAGAAGATGAAGGAGCTGCTCGAGGCCAAATCCGGCGGCGCCGCCACGCTGGAAATCTACGCCGGCGGCCAGCTCGGCGACGAGCAGCAGACCGTCGAGGGCGTGATGCTCGGCTCGCTCGACATGGGCATGACCTCGAACGCGATGCTCTCGAACTACGTCGAGGACTACAAGGTCTTCGACCTGCCGTTCCTCTTCCCCTCGATCCCGGCGCTCGGCGAGAAGGTCGATGCCAACTGGGACATGATGGAATCCTCGGCCAACGGCTCGGGCTTCCAACTGCTCGCCGTCTTCTCCTCGGGCATCCGCCACCTGATGACCTCGAAGCCGGTCGAGAGCATGGAGGACCTCGCGGGCATGAAGATCCGCACCATGCAGAACCCGATCCACGTCGAGGCCTTCCGTGCCTATGGCGCCAACCCCACGCCGATGTCCTACGCCGAGCTCTACGGCGCGCTGCAATCGGGCGTGGTCGACGGGGCCGAGGGTGCCTCGACCGGCTACGACGGCATGAAGTTCTACGAGGTCGCGCCCGATTTCGCGCTGGTCGGCTGGCTCAACATGACCGCGCCGGTGACCATGAAGAAGGACACGTTCGACGCGCTGCCCGCCGAGATCCAGACCGCGCTGATGGAAGCCGGATCCGAGGCCGCCGCCTGGCAGCGCCAGTACGTCGTCGACCAGGAACAGCCGCTGATCGACAGCTTCAAGGAGCATGGCGTCAACATCACCACGCCGGACACCGCGCCCTTCATCGAAGCCTCGCAGCCGCTCTACCAAAGCCAGCTTACGACCGAAGGCCAGAAGGCTCTCTTCGAAGCCCTGACCCAGTAAGCTGACCTTCGGGCCCGCGGTGTTCCCCTCCCTATCCGCCGCGGGCCCGATCAGACTCTCACGAAAGACCCGAACATGCTCGATACCGCCATCCGCAACGCCGAGATCGTCACCGCCGCCGACCGCATCCGCGCCGAGATCGGCATCAGGGACGGCCGCATCGTCACCATCGCCGAGGATGTCGGCCCCGCGCGCGAGGAGATCGACGCCGCGGGGCTTCTGGCGCTTCCGGGCGGCATCGACGCCCATGTCCACCTCGCCCAGCACCAGGGCGGCGGCGTGGTCATGGCCGACGGCTTCGAGAGCGGCACGCGCTCGGCCGCGGCGGGCGGCAACACCACCGTCATGCCCTTTGCCCTGCAGCAGAAGGGCCAGTCGCTGCGCGAGGCGGTGCAGGCCTATCACGAGGCGGCGGAAGGCAAATGCCACGTCGACACCTCGTTCCACCTGATCATCACCGACCCCACGCCGCAGGTGCTGGGGCAGGAGCTGCCGGCGCTGGTCAAGGCCGGCTACACCTCGTTCAAGGTCTTCATGACCTATGACGACATGGTTCTGAACGACGCGCAGCTGCTCGACGTTTTCGACGTGGCCCGGCGCGAGAAGGCCATGGTCATGGTCCATGCCGAGGGCTACGACGCGATCCGCTACATGGCCAAGCGGCTGGAGGAGGCGGGCAAGACCGCGCCCTACTACCACGCCGAGAGCCGCCCGCAGTCGGTCGAGCGCGAGGCGACGCACCGCGCCATCTCCCACGCCGAGCTGACCGACGTGCCGATCACCATCGTGCATGTCTCGGGGCGCGATCCGATGGAGCAGATCCAGTGGGCCAAGCGGCGCGGCATGAACATCTGGGCCGAGACCTGCCCGCAGTACATCACGCTGACCGCCGAGGACCTCAAGGGGCTGAACATGGACTTCGAGGGGGCCAAGTACGTCTGCTCGCCGCCGCCCCGCGACATGGACAGCCAGAAGGCGATCTGGGAGGGGCTGCGCGACGGCACCTTCGACATCTTCTCGTCCGACCATTGCCCGTTCCGCTTCGAGGATTCCAAGGGCAAGGACGTGGAGGGCGCGCGCAGCTCGTTCCGCTGGGTGCCGAACGGCATCCCCGGCATCGAGACCCGGCTGCCGATCCTCTTCTCGGAAGGGGTCGCGAAGGGCCGCATCCCGATCGAGCGCTTCGTTGCGCTGACCGCCACCAACCCCGCCAAGCTCTTCGGCCTCTACCCGCGCAAGGGCACGATCGCGGTGGGTGCCGATGCCGACATCACGCTCTGGGATCCGGCGCGCGAGGTGACCATCTCGCAGAGCCTCCTGCACCACGACTGCGACTACACGCCCTACGAGGGACTGGACGTGACCGGCTGGCCGGTGCGCACCATCCTGCGCGGCAAGACCATCTTCGAGGAGGGCGAGGTGACCGGCGCGCCGGACGCGGGCGTCTACCTCGAGCGCGGCACCAGCCGGGCCTTCGGGACCTGACCGGGCGGCACGGGCGGGCCCTGCCTAGGCCCGCCCGCAACACCTGGCCGCGTGCCGGATTCGCAGGGTCCTTCAATCCCTTGGCAGAATGTGGGAACTGAAATAGCGTTCCGCCATGATCGTGCCACTTCTCCTTCTTGCCGCCTCGCTGACCGGGCTCGTCGCGGCCCTTTCCCAGCCCGGCCTTACCGATGTCGCCCTGCTTGCGA
The window above is part of the Salipiger sp. H15 genome. Proteins encoded here:
- a CDS encoding TRAP transporter substrate-binding protein encodes the protein MSNRVLTTIAALAALVSAPAFAADYTFKVAHTNAAGEVQDMGLQKMKELLEAKSGGAATLEIYAGGQLGDEQQTVEGVMLGSLDMGMTSNAMLSNYVEDYKVFDLPFLFPSIPALGEKVDANWDMMESSANGSGFQLLAVFSSGIRHLMTSKPVESMEDLAGMKIRTMQNPIHVEAFRAYGANPTPMSYAELYGALQSGVVDGAEGASTGYDGMKFYEVAPDFALVGWLNMTAPVTMKKDTFDALPAEIQTALMEAGSEAAAWQRQYVVDQEQPLIDSFKEHGVNITTPDTAPFIEASQPLYQSQLTTEGQKALFEALTQ
- a CDS encoding TRAP transporter small permease produces the protein MLDRASGNSGATKLHDGAVLQNLIRFLGLGLTALRRLVDGVALLLLAYMACAIAVQIIGRYVFNYSIAWSEETATFAQVWLTLLGAGIAMRHNQHVGVDMVIRKAPLPVQRLCNGAGLLLGLWFLGVVVVGSLSMLAIGFVVKSPALRIPMAVPYMALPVGFGYFLIEFAVTTLPRVLDPRRGAADAGQEGAA
- the hydA gene encoding dihydropyrimidinase, which codes for MLDTAIRNAEIVTAADRIRAEIGIRDGRIVTIAEDVGPAREEIDAAGLLALPGGIDAHVHLAQHQGGGVVMADGFESGTRSAAAGGNTTVMPFALQQKGQSLREAVQAYHEAAEGKCHVDTSFHLIITDPTPQVLGQELPALVKAGYTSFKVFMTYDDMVLNDAQLLDVFDVARREKAMVMVHAEGYDAIRYMAKRLEEAGKTAPYYHAESRPQSVEREATHRAISHAELTDVPITIVHVSGRDPMEQIQWAKRRGMNIWAETCPQYITLTAEDLKGLNMDFEGAKYVCSPPPRDMDSQKAIWEGLRDGTFDIFSSDHCPFRFEDSKGKDVEGARSSFRWVPNGIPGIETRLPILFSEGVAKGRIPIERFVALTATNPAKLFGLYPRKGTIAVGADADITLWDPAREVTISQSLLHHDCDYTPYEGLDVTGWPVRTILRGKTIFEEGEVTGAPDAGVYLERGTSRAFGT
- a CDS encoding TRAP transporter large permease; its protein translation is MIWAGGGFLVLLISGTPIVLALGIAALLAIELTTTAPISIVAQRVYGGISSFTLMAIPFFVASGLLMEAGGIARRFVNLASALVGWITGSLYMVSIVTGTGLAAISGSGSADTAAISAVMTPEMRKRRYDIDLASAVIAASGSLASIIPPSIVMIVIAITSNQSIGAMFLGGIVPGLLVMVGLMVGCWLYARRGGEAYRDKEAFTLKRLRAGFIDAAPGLLVPVVIIGGIVGGVFTATEAACVALFTTLFVTMCIYRELKPRDLPRIFLRAISLSATVLIIIATASVFTWIIATQGFPAMLKGWLTGVTDNPIVFLLIVNLLLLVVGMFMESISAVLILLPILLPMAQSYGINPVQFGVITALNLSIGLITPPYGICLYVAASVAGRRIEQVSRKVWLPLGCMLVALLLVTFVPAISLWLPSVLL